The proteins below are encoded in one region of Brachyspira hampsonii:
- a CDS encoding DUF1318 domain-containing protein, with amino-acid sequence MKLYNMIFVLLIAVFIASCSKLIVVQEPEMRVLGGKTLIEAQVLGRYRQIDESAYQISTLSSDEDLNLIMVSTNVSDELAQGYKEALIRSMFNQDEINLYKTNYYIGENNGGYLSYIAFDVSKPKTEYSEERIKYIKEIMEKENTDRRTIAEYLILSDPKLSMANIKEVETALYRRNVQKLIDNSYYQLPDSSWTVYSNENTNS; translated from the coding sequence ATGAAATTGTATAATATGATATTTGTTTTACTTATTGCGGTATTTATTGCAAGCTGTTCAAAACTTATAGTTGTACAGGAGCCTGAGATGAGAGTGCTTGGAGGAAAAACTTTAATAGAAGCTCAAGTTTTAGGAAGATACAGACAGATAGATGAAAGTGCATATCAAATATCTACTCTTTCTAGTGATGAAGATTTAAATCTTATAATGGTAAGTACAAATGTTTCTGATGAATTAGCTCAGGGATATAAAGAAGCTTTAATAAGAAGCATGTTTAATCAAGATGAAATAAATTTATATAAAACTAATTATTATATAGGTGAAAATAACGGCGGATATTTATCATATATAGCATTCGATGTTTCCAAACCAAAAACTGAATACAGTGAAGAGAGAATAAAATATATAAAAGAAATAATGGAAAAAGAAAATACTGACAGAAGAACTATAGCAGAATATTTAATATTATCAGATCCTAAATTAAGTATGGCTAATATAAAAGAAGTTGAAACTGCTTTGTATAGAAGAAATGTACAGAAACTTATAGATAATTCATATTATCAGCTTCCAGACAGCAGCTGGACTGTTTACAGCAATGAGAATACTAATAGCTAA
- a CDS encoding helix-turn-helix domain-containing protein — translation MIDFNLKDIREKILKLTQSQFAKMLGVRQDYISRLERNANNITLDLLDKLAENTGLTIDELTKYKKNSFESENPYLYENLINIQVIIDKLNEEISAADKKNNEKISELTSDIYNKISETFDIVVYGRYSSGKTSFINAIFDKNIDTNPYSEETNNDEYYLNDDSKLFRIIEYKENLLNTRIYNNQNMFIYLCDINAFSQEDITNINALANFIDDFSNISIIFSKANIFDENELDSVIDKKFQVLKNFIESSNNIKKIDYSLLRKRFFPFSINNNNLVKQIKDDFAENIKYAYYNKILTNINFITEIIDNKNSFQENDKLEVNLNKIKISVKESFNEIYKNTLNIDSIIQSIDDNNVYRKKDDIKVLCNSINLNLDTQLYNMIALIKEDFNSKEPNKIKTNLINTSIGILPSFDLLKNSSMKIINIIGISLSFLPSVVFILSGFMSFSGNWKKTLSKKVIKAYEEENVVSKYNKTIDEYFNNYLANLKEIDAKTKETLKYQEDAKMYKNIKSILNNFASYIESEKNKK, via the coding sequence TAAAAGATATTAGAGAAAAAATTTTGAAGCTAACACAAAGCCAATTCGCTAAAATGTTAGGTGTGCGTCAGGATTATATTTCAAGACTAGAAAGAAATGCAAATAATATAACTCTTGACCTTTTGGATAAGCTTGCAGAAAATACCGGACTTACTATTGATGAACTTACAAAATATAAAAAGAATTCTTTTGAAAGTGAAAATCCATATCTTTATGAGAATCTTATTAATATACAAGTCATCATAGATAAACTTAATGAAGAAATAAGTGCGGCGGATAAAAAGAATAATGAAAAAATATCTGAATTGACTTCTGATATTTATAATAAAATCAGTGAAACTTTTGATATTGTTGTTTATGGAAGATACAGTTCCGGAAAAACTTCATTTATAAATGCAATATTTGATAAAAATATTGATACGAATCCTTATTCTGAAGAAACGAATAATGATGAATATTATTTAAATGATGATTCCAAACTATTTAGAATTATTGAGTACAAGGAAAATCTTCTTAATACTAGAATATACAATAATCAAAATATGTTTATTTATTTATGTGATATAAATGCATTTTCTCAGGAAGATATCACAAATATAAATGCCTTAGCAAATTTTATAGATGATTTCAGCAATATATCTATAATATTCTCCAAAGCTAATATATTTGATGAAAATGAATTAGACAGTGTTATTGATAAAAAATTTCAAGTATTGAAAAACTTCATAGAATCTTCTAATAATATAAAGAAAATAGATTATTCTTTACTAAGAAAAAGATTTTTCCCATTTTCAATTAATAACAATAATTTAGTTAAGCAGATTAAAGATGACTTTGCTGAAAATATAAAATATGCTTACTATAATAAAATATTAACAAATATTAATTTCATTACAGAAATAATAGACAACAAAAATAGTTTCCAAGAAAATGACAAATTAGAAGTTAATTTAAATAAAATAAAAATATCTGTTAAAGAATCATTTAATGAAATATATAAAAATACACTCAATATAGACAGCATAATTCAATCTATTGATGATAATAATGTTTATAGAAAAAAAGATGATATAAAAGTATTATGCAATAGTATAAACTTAAATCTTGATACACAATTATACAATATGATTGCTCTTATAAAAGAAGATTTTAACAGCAAAGAGCCAAACAAAATAAAAACAAATTTAATAAATACTTCCATAGGCATTTTACCCTCATTTGACTTATTGAAAAACAGTTCAATGAAAATAATAAATATTATAGGTATATCTTTATCATTTCTTCCTAGTGTTGTATTTATATTATCAGGTTTTATGTCTTTCTCAGGAAATTGGAAAAAAACACTTTCTAAAAAAGTTATTAAAGCTTATGAAGAAGAGAATGTGGTATCTAAATATAATAAAACTATAGATGAATATTTTAATAATTATTTAGCAAATCTAAAAGAAATAGATGCTAAAACAAAAGAAACTTTGAAATATCAGGAAGATGCTAAAATGTATAAAAATATAAAATCTATATTGAATAACTTTGCTTCTTATATAGAATCAGAAAAAAATAAAAAGTAA